Proteins encoded in a region of the Stieleria neptunia genome:
- a CDS encoding DUF1552 domain-containing protein, whose amino-acid sequence MTKHHRRTILRGCGVAMALPFFESRTSAAAANRPRRRIVAIDVGLGLHAPNMIPQQSGRNYEPPTYLKLLAEFRNQFTVISGASHPEVGGGHSSYKSYLTCAPHPNSAGFRNTISLDQLAAAQFGSETRFASLSLSSSGPGLSWSRSGVEIPTLTRPSFVFRKLFLAGKADEQARQMQRLQDGQSVLDVVMDKTKRLQRNLTGRDREKLDQYFEAVREAERRLAKAEAWEQKPKPHVDAKPPRDEPDSKKIVECMRLMYDVMHLALETDSTRFLTYNISGMNAVPVIPGVDADYHNLSHHGKDPDKIAQLTLVESALIQELRGFLKKLHESTEEEGSLLDSTMVLFGSNLGNASSHDTKNMPMLLAGGGFRHGQHLAFDRDNNYPLPNLFVSMLQRLGMETDSFGTGSGTMTGLELS is encoded by the coding sequence ATGACAAAACATCATCGTCGAACGATCCTGCGCGGCTGCGGAGTGGCCATGGCGCTCCCGTTTTTTGAATCCAGGACTTCTGCCGCTGCGGCCAATCGCCCGCGACGGCGGATCGTTGCGATCGACGTCGGACTGGGCCTGCACGCCCCCAACATGATTCCGCAGCAATCGGGGCGCAACTATGAACCGCCGACCTACTTGAAGTTGTTGGCCGAGTTTCGCAATCAATTCACCGTGATCTCGGGCGCGTCACACCCCGAAGTCGGCGGCGGACACTCGTCCTACAAGTCGTACCTGACCTGTGCGCCCCATCCCAACAGCGCAGGATTTCGCAACACGATTTCGTTGGATCAATTGGCCGCGGCCCAGTTCGGCAGTGAAACGCGTTTCGCGTCGCTTTCATTGAGCAGTTCCGGTCCGGGGCTGTCGTGGTCGCGGAGCGGCGTAGAAATCCCGACGCTGACGCGACCGTCGTTCGTCTTTCGAAAATTATTTCTCGCCGGAAAAGCAGACGAGCAGGCGCGGCAGATGCAACGATTGCAAGATGGCCAAAGTGTTTTGGATGTCGTGATGGACAAAACCAAACGCCTGCAGAGAAACCTGACCGGTCGCGACCGCGAGAAATTGGACCAGTATTTCGAAGCCGTTCGGGAAGCCGAACGGCGATTGGCCAAAGCCGAAGCCTGGGAACAAAAGCCCAAGCCACACGTCGATGCAAAACCGCCGCGGGACGAACCGGACAGCAAAAAGATTGTGGAATGCATGCGGCTGATGTACGACGTCATGCACCTGGCACTGGAGACCGATTCGACGCGTTTCCTGACATACAACATTTCCGGCATGAACGCGGTCCCCGTGATCCCCGGTGTCGACGCCGATTATCACAACCTGTCGCATCACGGCAAAGATCCGGACAAAATCGCTCAACTGACGCTTGTCGAATCCGCGCTGATCCAAGAACTACGTGGTTTCCTGAAGAAACTGCACGAGAGTACGGAGGAGGAAGGATCGCTGCTCGATTCGACGATGGTGCTGTTCGGTTCGAACCTGGGCAACGCCAGCAGCCACGATACCAAGAACATGCCGATGCTGTTGGCCGGTGGCGGATTCCGACACGGACAACATTTGGCGTTTGACCGCGACAACAATTATCCGCTGCCCAACTTGTTTGTTTCCATGCTGCAACGACTGGGCATGGAAACCGACAGCTTCGGGACCGGCAGCGGCACAATGACCGGGCTGGAACTGTCCTAA
- the arsD gene encoding arsenite efflux transporter metallochaperone ArsD — protein sequence MSTVQIYDRAMCCSTGVCGPQVDPTLPKFAADLDWLQGQGHQVQRFNLAQDAIEFANNPAVQEMLGREGVDCLPLIYVDGRIVSRSEYPSRENLALWTGTSLAPQRTLPVAGSGGCCGDTGCC from the coding sequence ATGAGTACTGTCCAAATCTACGACCGCGCGATGTGCTGCAGCACCGGAGTTTGTGGCCCCCAGGTGGATCCCACGCTGCCCAAGTTTGCCGCCGACCTGGACTGGCTGCAGGGCCAGGGCCATCAGGTCCAACGTTTCAATCTGGCCCAAGATGCGATCGAGTTTGCCAACAACCCGGCCGTTCAAGAAATGCTCGGCCGCGAAGGTGTCGATTGCTTGCCGCTGATCTATGTCGATGGCCGAATCGTCAGTCGCAGTGAATATCCGAGCCGTGAAAATCTGGCGTTGTGGACGGGCACGTCGCTGGCGCCCCAACGGACGCTTCCCGTGGCGGGTTCGGGTGGTTGCTGCGGCGACACCGGCTGCTGTTAA
- a CDS encoding ArsR/SmtB family transcription factor — protein sequence MAKKQSKKKCDASSVKLKADPMAEELAKLAWAIAHPARVQIVRLLIGRDACMCGEIVDCLPLAQSTVSQHLKILKEAGLIQGEVDGPKVCYCVNPDRLEQLKQWVAAL from the coding sequence ATGGCCAAGAAACAGTCAAAGAAGAAATGCGATGCCTCCTCGGTGAAGCTGAAGGCGGATCCGATGGCGGAGGAGCTGGCGAAGTTGGCGTGGGCCATCGCGCATCCGGCCCGGGTACAGATCGTGCGACTGTTGATCGGACGCGACGCCTGCATGTGTGGCGAGATCGTCGACTGCTTGCCGCTGGCCCAATCGACCGTCTCGCAGCACCTGAAGATTCTCAAAGAGGCGGGGTTGATCCAAGGCGAAGTCGACGGCCCGAAGGTCTGTTACTGCGTCAATCCCGATCGTCTCGAACAACTCAAACAATGGGTCGCGGCCCTCTGA
- a CDS encoding arsenate-mycothiol transferase ArsC — MKGISLYPELSRFMDQRKAEFDQIPASRKTELEEVAAYVRQRLDAGGEAKLTFICTHNSRRSHFSQIWAKVAADVHGLGVTTFSGGTEATAMNARVVDSLRRSGFAVDTNHAGADNPTYSVRYSGDAAPLECFSKVFDQAPNPTADYAAIMTCSSADEACPIVHGCDLRAPIRYEDPKVADDTADEADIYDQRSRQICREMLYMMSGV; from the coding sequence ATGAAAGGTATCAGTCTGTATCCTGAATTGTCTCGTTTCATGGACCAGCGCAAGGCGGAGTTTGACCAGATCCCCGCGTCGCGCAAGACGGAACTGGAAGAAGTCGCTGCCTACGTTCGGCAACGTTTGGATGCCGGGGGGGAGGCCAAGTTGACCTTTATTTGCACCCACAATTCGCGACGAAGTCACTTTTCCCAGATCTGGGCCAAAGTGGCCGCGGATGTTCATGGTCTGGGCGTCACGACGTTTTCCGGCGGAACCGAAGCGACCGCGATGAACGCCCGCGTCGTCGATTCCTTGCGGCGCAGTGGCTTTGCGGTCGACACGAACCACGCCGGTGCGGACAACCCGACCTACAGCGTGCGGTATTCGGGCGACGCGGCACCGCTGGAGTGTTTTTCTAAGGTCTTCGACCAGGCCCCCAATCCGACCGCCGATTATGCAGCCATCATGACCTGTTCGAGCGCGGACGAGGCATGCCCGATCGTGCATGGATGCGACCTGAGGGCGCCGATCCGCTACGAAGATCCCAAGGTCGCCGACGACACGGCGGACGAGGCCGACATCTACGACCAGCGATCTCGGCAGATCTGTCGCGAGATGCTTTACATGATGTCGGGGGTCTAA
- a CDS encoding DUF1592 domain-containing protein, which produces MKLQMIIVAVVAALPYTGASLRAETPAEWTGFTEAHCVGCHSGESPEGGFSIDRLDVDLAGEETARRWIRVHDRVAAGEMPPADEPRPDSAESAAFTAALAKELVAAESRRRDVVLRRLNRHEYQNTVRDLFQIQITVNGLPDDASTDGFDTVGEGLAVSAEAMAAYLEAADQVLDAVFGGGAPPERIRHETNLLEQVDWRGRPQLDKQIGKMFRRTDDGLVIFQSGYCPTNLVNFARLRAPAGTYRGTMRVRAVQSDKPVTLRIYGGDTIVNRSERHLVGYYDVSPGQWTTIEFTDRLVEDGGTFQPKCYGTRDTRKDADTWPEPGIEIGDIVIEGPLDEWPPPGRAQLLGDLDLETAGRDDAREILQRLLPRAFRRPIEPTEADAYLQLFSSAVADGRTFESALRVSLKAVLCSPDFLFLNEPGTSQISPHALAARLSYFLWSTMPDDELTDLADDGALRQGDVLVQQVERMLASPRASAFIKNFAGQWLDLREINFTEPDANLYPEFDELLRLSMVEETERFFDEILDNDLSLVNFVDSQFSFLNGRLASHYGIEGVEGQAFRKVQLPPDSPRGGLLTQASVLKVTANGTYTSPVLRGAWILENILGQPTPPPPDNVGSIEPDIRGATTIGEQLAKHRDIESCAACHRQIDPPGFALECFDPIGGYRDAYRTMSPDARRPNRKQAPFTYAWVRYRIGLPVDATAVMPDGQTIHHVDDFKRILAANPDQLARNLAGKLMTYALGRKIGFADRRSVEDIVGQTRRQDYGFRSLIHAIVQHPTFQEP; this is translated from the coding sequence ATGAAACTTCAAATGATTATCGTGGCCGTGGTTGCGGCCCTGCCATACACCGGCGCTTCGCTACGGGCCGAAACACCGGCCGAATGGACTGGATTCACCGAAGCCCACTGTGTCGGTTGCCACAGCGGCGAGTCCCCCGAGGGCGGTTTCAGCATTGATCGGTTGGACGTCGATCTTGCCGGTGAAGAAACGGCGCGGCGATGGATTCGGGTTCACGATCGGGTCGCTGCGGGCGAAATGCCGCCGGCCGATGAACCGCGCCCGGATTCCGCCGAGTCGGCCGCGTTCACCGCGGCACTGGCGAAGGAGCTGGTCGCAGCCGAATCCCGCCGCCGTGATGTGGTGCTGCGGCGATTGAATCGTCACGAATACCAAAACACGGTGCGCGATCTGTTTCAAATCCAAATCACGGTGAACGGATTGCCCGACGATGCTTCGACCGACGGTTTCGACACCGTGGGCGAAGGCTTGGCGGTTTCCGCCGAAGCGATGGCAGCCTACCTGGAAGCCGCCGATCAAGTTCTTGATGCCGTTTTTGGCGGCGGCGCCCCGCCTGAGCGGATTCGTCATGAAACGAATCTGCTCGAACAAGTGGACTGGCGGGGCCGTCCGCAATTGGACAAACAAATCGGCAAGATGTTTCGCCGCACTGACGACGGATTGGTGATTTTCCAGTCCGGCTATTGTCCCACCAACCTGGTCAACTTTGCTCGCTTGCGAGCCCCCGCGGGAACGTATCGTGGCACGATGCGGGTCCGGGCGGTGCAGAGCGACAAACCGGTCACGTTGCGAATCTATGGAGGCGATACGATTGTCAATCGTAGCGAACGTCACTTGGTGGGTTACTATGACGTCTCGCCCGGGCAGTGGACGACGATCGAATTCACCGATCGCCTGGTGGAAGACGGAGGCACATTCCAGCCCAAATGTTATGGCACCCGCGACACCCGAAAGGACGCCGACACCTGGCCGGAACCGGGAATTGAAATCGGTGACATCGTGATCGAAGGTCCCCTGGACGAATGGCCCCCGCCGGGGCGTGCCCAATTGCTCGGCGATCTCGATCTTGAGACGGCCGGCCGAGACGATGCGAGAGAGATTCTGCAGCGGTTGTTGCCGCGGGCCTTTCGACGCCCGATCGAGCCGACCGAAGCGGATGCCTACTTGCAACTGTTCTCTTCAGCGGTCGCCGATGGTCGGACGTTTGAATCCGCATTGCGAGTCAGTTTGAAAGCCGTCCTCTGTTCGCCCGACTTTCTGTTCCTAAACGAGCCGGGAACATCGCAGATCAGCCCCCACGCGTTGGCGGCACGGTTGTCGTACTTTTTGTGGAGCACGATGCCGGATGACGAATTGACGGATCTGGCCGACGACGGTGCGCTGCGGCAGGGCGACGTGCTGGTGCAGCAGGTGGAACGGATGTTGGCATCGCCCAGGGCGTCGGCCTTTATCAAAAACTTTGCCGGCCAGTGGCTTGACCTGCGCGAGATCAATTTCACCGAACCGGACGCGAATCTGTACCCGGAGTTTGACGAATTGTTGCGGCTTTCGATGGTCGAGGAGACGGAACGGTTTTTCGACGAGATCCTGGACAACGATCTCAGCCTCGTGAACTTTGTTGATTCGCAGTTCAGCTTTCTTAACGGGCGGCTTGCCAGTCACTATGGCATCGAGGGTGTGGAGGGCCAGGCGTTTCGCAAAGTACAGCTGCCACCGGACAGCCCACGTGGCGGATTGTTAACGCAGGCCAGCGTGTTGAAGGTCACCGCCAATGGAACGTACACGTCACCGGTGCTGCGTGGTGCGTGGATTTTGGAGAACATCCTGGGTCAACCGACGCCGCCGCCGCCGGACAATGTGGGGTCGATCGAACCAGACATTCGTGGCGCGACCACGATCGGCGAACAGCTGGCCAAACATCGTGACATCGAGTCGTGTGCCGCCTGCCATCGCCAGATCGACCCGCCCGGATTCGCGCTCGAGTGTTTTGATCCGATCGGCGGTTATCGCGACGCCTACCGAACCATGTCACCGGACGCACGACGACCGAATCGGAAGCAAGCGCCGTTTACCTATGCCTGGGTGCGATACCGGATCGGATTGCCTGTTGATGCCACGGCGGTCATGCCGGATGGGCAAACGATCCATCACGTCGACGACTTCAAGCGGATTCTCGCCGCCAACCCCGATCAGCTGGCCCGAAATCTGGCCGGCAAGCTGATGACGTATGCCTTGGGGCGTAAGATAGGATTTGCCGATCGCCGCTCGGTCGAAGACATCGTTGGTCAAACCCGCCGGCAGGATTACGGGTTCCGTTCGCTGATCCATGCCATCGTGCAACACCCCACCTTTCAAGAACCATGA
- a CDS encoding winged helix-turn-helix transcriptional regulator, whose translation MAKKANKQEKVIDYLKKNPGATIAVTAKACGVSVPTVSAAKRKAGMTKRSAKASAIRKATKSAGGSVIDRLEPAIQLIQACGDANKAKAAIDDAARVLEIARK comes from the coding sequence ATGGCGAAAAAAGCAAACAAGCAAGAGAAAGTAATCGACTACTTGAAGAAGAACCCCGGCGCGACGATCGCGGTCACCGCGAAAGCGTGTGGGGTTTCGGTACCAACCGTCTCGGCGGCAAAAAGAAAAGCCGGCATGACGAAGCGTTCCGCCAAAGCATCGGCAATCCGCAAAGCGACCAAGTCTGCCGGCGGATCGGTCATCGATCGCCTGGAACCCGCGATTCAACTGATCCAGGCATGCGGTGATGCGAACAAGGCGAAAGCGGCGATCGATGACGCTGCCCGCGTTCTAGAAATCGCCCGCAAGTAG
- the arsA gene encoding arsenical pump-driving ATPase — protein MEFLETPTRNLFFTGKGGVGKTSMACATAIGLADRGLRVLLVSTDPASNLDEVLATQLSNKQTAVDSVPNLWALNIDPEQAAREYRERMVAPYRGVLPDAAVESMEEQFSGSCTLEIAAFDEFAKLLGDEQATENFDHIIFDTAPTGHTLRLLTLPSAWSGFMETSTSGTSCLGPLAGLQAQQSLYKKTVEALSDQDRTTLVLVTRPEDSALREADRTSGELQVLGVTNQHLVINGVFQAGDASDPIAAAMQARCDQAIAAMPGGLEGLDRTSVPLAGRGLIGVDALRQLGSTNQTVAEPAVAALIDSDQDRETGATLAMDALTDALSAQGHGVILTMGKGGVGKTTVAAGVAVALAEKGFAVHLSTTDPAAHVAATMAADQIDGLTVSRIDPAEEIQAYRDEVMRTAGAALDEQGRALLEEDLRSPCTEEIAVFRAFAQTVAEGEDRIVVLDTAPTGHTVLLLDSALAYHREVTRQSSEMPESVEKLLPRLRDPNFTKVLVVTLPESTPVHEAARLQDDLRRAEIEPFAWVINQSLRPLQLTDPVLRGRQASEAVFIQEVISQHAKRATILPWQASPPTGVEGLRELFLVSTASAASS, from the coding sequence ATGGAGTTTTTGGAGACACCGACGCGGAATTTGTTCTTTACCGGAAAGGGCGGTGTCGGCAAAACCTCGATGGCCTGTGCCACTGCGATCGGGCTGGCGGATCGAGGGCTGCGCGTGCTGCTGGTTTCAACCGACCCGGCGTCCAATCTGGACGAAGTGCTGGCAACGCAGCTCAGCAACAAGCAGACCGCGGTCGACTCGGTGCCCAACTTGTGGGCCCTGAACATCGATCCGGAACAGGCGGCGCGGGAGTACCGTGAACGCATGGTGGCTCCCTACCGGGGCGTGCTGCCCGACGCCGCGGTCGAGAGCATGGAGGAACAGTTCTCGGGATCATGCACGCTTGAGATCGCCGCGTTCGATGAATTTGCCAAACTGCTCGGTGACGAGCAGGCAACTGAAAACTTCGACCACATCATCTTCGACACCGCGCCGACCGGCCATACGTTGCGATTGTTGACGCTGCCTTCGGCCTGGTCGGGGTTTATGGAAACCAGCACATCGGGCACGTCGTGTTTGGGCCCCTTGGCGGGGCTGCAGGCACAACAGTCGCTTTACAAAAAGACGGTCGAAGCGCTCAGCGATCAGGATCGGACGACGCTGGTTCTGGTCACCCGCCCTGAGGATTCGGCCTTGCGCGAGGCGGATCGCACCAGCGGAGAACTGCAGGTGTTGGGCGTCACCAATCAGCACCTTGTGATCAATGGTGTGTTCCAAGCCGGCGATGCGTCGGACCCGATCGCGGCGGCAATGCAAGCGCGTTGTGACCAAGCCATCGCAGCGATGCCGGGCGGGTTGGAAGGCCTCGATCGCACGTCGGTTCCGCTCGCCGGGCGCGGTTTAATTGGTGTCGATGCGCTGCGGCAGCTGGGCAGCACGAACCAGACGGTCGCCGAACCGGCCGTCGCGGCGTTGATCGATTCCGATCAAGACCGAGAGACCGGCGCGACGCTGGCGATGGATGCGTTGACCGATGCCTTGTCGGCACAGGGTCATGGGGTCATCCTGACGATGGGCAAGGGCGGCGTCGGCAAGACCACGGTCGCCGCCGGGGTCGCCGTTGCATTGGCCGAAAAGGGTTTCGCCGTGCATCTTTCGACCACGGATCCCGCTGCCCACGTTGCCGCGACGATGGCGGCCGATCAGATCGACGGCCTGACGGTCAGCCGCATCGATCCGGCCGAAGAAATCCAAGCCTATCGCGATGAAGTGATGCGCACCGCCGGGGCTGCCCTCGACGAACAGGGCAGAGCGTTGCTGGAGGAAGACCTGCGTTCGCCCTGCACCGAAGAGATCGCCGTCTTTCGGGCCTTTGCCCAAACGGTGGCCGAAGGCGAAGACCGGATCGTGGTGCTCGACACGGCGCCCACCGGGCACACGGTCCTGTTGCTCGATTCGGCGCTTGCCTATCACCGCGAGGTGACGCGCCAATCCAGCGAAATGCCCGAGTCGGTCGAGAAACTGCTGCCTCGGCTACGCGATCCGAACTTCACCAAGGTGCTGGTCGTCACGCTGCCCGAGTCGACTCCCGTGCACGAGGCGGCCCGATTGCAGGACGATCTGCGGCGAGCGGAGATCGAGCCGTTTGCCTGGGTGATCAACCAGTCGCTTCGTCCGCTACAGCTAACCGATCCTGTGCTGCGGGGTCGGCAAGCAAGCGAAGCTGTGTTTATCCAAGAAGTGATCTCCCAGCACGCCAAGCGGGCGACGATCCTGCCCTGGCAAGCCTCGCCACCCACCGGGGTCGAAGGTCTGCGCGAGCTTTTCCTCGTGTCGACAGCGAGCGCCGCTTCGAGTTGA
- a CDS encoding ISAzo13 family transposase, with protein sequence MSVRVGGDPDEPDVVYTNLASTEMAEKAAEAGTPVSDKTVSAWLNSLKIGFRKMIKTISGGLSADREQQFDLIAGHVESYQAAGNPVFSIDTKSKEFLGRLYRAGRIRTTEPIEAFDHDFPSWADGVVIPHGIYDIGRNAGHVNIGLSHETSRFATDSLKWYWNRIGKRCYPDTNSILLLCDCGGSNSASKYIFKHYLQKLVDTIGIEIRVAHYPSYCSKYNPIERRFFPHLGRACSGMLFDKLETVVKLMRNTSTRTGLRTTVNVLRGLYETGENATATMKAALRTVFDEQIPRWNYRFSPINRH encoded by the coding sequence TTGAGCGTTCGTGTTGGAGGCGATCCTGATGAGCCCGACGTGGTTTACACAAACCTGGCCTCCACTGAAATGGCTGAGAAGGCGGCCGAGGCCGGCACCCCTGTGAGCGACAAGACGGTCTCCGCTTGGCTGAATAGCTTGAAGATCGGTTTTCGAAAAATGATCAAAACTATTTCCGGTGGCTTGTCAGCGGATCGCGAGCAGCAGTTTGATCTCATCGCAGGACATGTGGAGAGCTATCAGGCTGCCGGCAATCCGGTCTTTTCGATCGACACAAAAAGCAAAGAATTCCTGGGCCGTCTTTACCGGGCCGGTCGCATTCGCACCACAGAGCCCATTGAAGCGTTCGACCACGACTTTCCGAGTTGGGCTGATGGCGTTGTGATTCCTCACGGAATCTACGACATCGGACGAAATGCTGGGCACGTCAACATTGGACTCTCTCACGAGACGAGTCGCTTCGCGACCGATAGCCTCAAATGGTACTGGAACCGGATAGGGAAACGTTGTTATCCGGATACCAATTCCATTTTGCTATTGTGCGATTGCGGCGGTAGCAACTCAGCTTCAAAATACATCTTCAAGCACTACCTTCAAAAGTTGGTCGACACGATCGGCATCGAAATTCGGGTAGCCCACTATCCAAGCTACTGTTCAAAATACAATCCGATTGAACGCCGTTTTTTTCCGCATCTTGGACGTGCTTGCTCCGGGATGCTTTTCGATAAGTTGGAAACAGTTGTCAAGTTGATGCGGAACACATCGACTCGGACCGGCCTTCGCACTACGGTCAACGTCTTGCGAGGGTTGTACGAGACGGGTGAGAACGCGACCGCAACAATGAAAGCAGCTCTGCGTACAGTTTTTGACGAACAAATACCGAGATGGAACTATCGATTCTCGCCAATTAACCGACACTAA
- a CDS encoding sialate O-acetylesterase, translating to MKTVIRLAATAITAFSFHAVSAAGPLKVYILAGQSNMQGSAHQHTFSALRDDPATAGLLDVVLNREGDPVVCEDAWITYRTGGRDGETVRQGKVAIGYGFDDQRIGPEYGFGIFIDHAIDEPVLIIKTAWGGKSLAVDFRPPGAGTYQPSANEIERGNVPEVESVGHYYREMIRFVQSTLRDTEGLKKLVPTYDASQGYELAGFVWFQGWNDMCNRHHIDQYTDNMIHFIRDVRQQFDTPTLPFIVGILGVYGTDPDSRKFDKGLPVSEFRKAQFAAVQQYDQYVAARFRGNVIAVDSGPFYDLQLSDIYWKRRLTGNWKQRVKQGQMTPETFQKECDRYGFGDGELTAQEQSIWDRCASNAEYHYLGSGKTFIRFGKALAEAMLQLEKQ from the coding sequence ATGAAAACTGTCATCAGACTCGCCGCAACGGCGATCACTGCGTTCTCCTTCCATGCCGTTTCGGCTGCCGGACCCTTGAAGGTCTACATCCTGGCCGGGCAGTCCAACATGCAGGGCTCGGCGCATCAACACACGTTCTCGGCCTTGCGGGACGATCCGGCAACCGCGGGGCTCCTGGACGTGGTCCTGAACCGCGAGGGTGATCCGGTCGTCTGTGAGGACGCCTGGATCACCTACCGGACGGGCGGACGCGACGGTGAGACGGTACGGCAAGGCAAGGTAGCCATCGGTTACGGTTTTGACGATCAACGGATCGGTCCCGAATACGGTTTTGGCATCTTCATCGACCATGCGATCGACGAACCGGTGTTGATCATCAAGACCGCGTGGGGCGGTAAATCGCTGGCCGTCGACTTCCGCCCTCCCGGCGCGGGAACGTACCAGCCCAGCGCGAACGAGATAGAACGTGGCAACGTCCCCGAGGTGGAGAGTGTGGGACACTACTACCGCGAAATGATCCGGTTCGTGCAGTCGACGCTCCGGGACACCGAGGGTCTCAAGAAATTGGTCCCGACGTACGATGCAAGCCAAGGCTATGAACTTGCCGGGTTCGTCTGGTTCCAGGGCTGGAATGACATGTGCAATCGACATCACATCGATCAATACACCGACAACATGATCCATTTCATCCGCGACGTCCGCCAGCAGTTCGATACACCGACGCTGCCGTTCATTGTGGGCATCTTGGGCGTCTACGGCACGGACCCAGACAGTCGGAAATTTGACAAGGGGTTACCGGTCAGTGAATTTCGCAAGGCCCAATTCGCAGCCGTGCAGCAATACGACCAGTACGTAGCAGCACGCTTTCGCGGCAACGTCATCGCGGTCGACAGCGGACCGTTTTACGATCTCCAGCTGAGCGACATCTACTGGAAACGGCGGCTGACCGGCAATTGGAAGCAGCGGGTCAAACAGGGTCAGATGACGCCGGAGACGTTTCAGAAGGAATGCGACCGATACGGATTCGGTGACGGTGAATTGACCGCGCAGGAGCAGAGCATCTGGGATCGCTGTGCATCCAACGCCGAATACCACTACCTGGGAAGCGGCAAGACCTTCATTCGTTTCGGCAAAGCACTCGCCGAGGCGATGCTGCAGTTGGAGAAACAGTGA